TCTCCAACATGTTTAATTTCATTATCTGAGCCTAACATTTTAGAGTTGTTACTACTATTATATCCGAAGTATTCAGGCTTTGTATGAACCGCTTTTAACTCTACTTGTATATCTGTAACGTTACTTCCATAAACAAGCTTAATAGCCTTTTTTGTTTGAGGAAGCTTTCCAAAATGTAAGATATCCCCTTCATAATAAAATTGTTCACCATAAGCTTCTGCTAACCGTGCAAGATAATTATAATGTGTTTCACAGTACTGCGTGCTATAATTTATATAACTTTTATTCTGTGTATCAATTCTGACATCAAAATCATCATTACCTAGTGTCTCCTTAATAATCTTACTGGCAATGATTGAAGTATTTACAGGCTGAGCTCCTCCAAAACTTTGAGTGTGTGGAGCAGAATCCATTAAAATAGTAGGACTATGACCTTTAAGAACAATGTTACCCAAACTCATCTTTTCCTGGCTGAATGCGACCTTTGTAACGAGTCCGACAAATGTCATTTCTGGACTTTCCATATCAACTTCTTTGTATTTAAATACAACAGTTATACGTTTTCCTAAAAACTGTTGAGCCTGCTCTAAATTGTGATTCTGAACCTCCTCAAGAGAGTCATGTGCTAATATCAATTCAAAGCTATGATGTGTTTTAGCACTCTCATTCAAGCGAAAATACTTAAAGCTATTTATCAGTAAACCATTAACTACAATATCGAGTTTAACAGTACGGTTAATGCCTATTATTTGATTCCGTAAAATCTTCTCAGAGTTGGAGATATCTTTGTTCATAATTGTGCTTTTTTGAATTTCATATCACCGAAGATAGATAAAAAAAACCATGCCAAATGACACATTTCTAATGAATTAATAACAATTGTAGTAGAACTACGATTCATGAAAGTTTTTAAATTAATTTAAAGATATCCACAGTTCCAGCATTATACAAATCATTTAAAATCCTAGACTTTTAAAAATCTTAGCTGTTAATTTCGCTTTTTCAGCATCTGTTTTATTTATATATGTAAGGAGCTGTCTTTCTGTTTTGTGTCCTGTAAAATTCAGCAAGTAAGTAATAGAAATTTTTTCATAAAAGTTTGTAGTAAAGCTTTTTCTTCCAATGTGAGAAGTTACAAGTTGATACTTTGGATAGTTGCCAAACACTTTTCTTGTGATTCTTGGTAACCCCTCTCTTTCGATTGTTATTACCTTTCCATTGTACAACACTTCATCTATACCAGCCAGTTCACAAACATCTTTAATATGAATGTTCCATTTTTTGAGAAGTACTTAGGCATAACAATTGGAGAGCTTAATTACGGCATTTATGATAAGACAACAGTGAGTAAATTGTTAACTCCTTAAACTTTTTAAAATGAATAAGATTAGACTTTTCCTTATTTCAGTATTTTTTTTATTTAACACTCTTGTTTCATGTCAAAATATTAAAAATCAACATTTTATTAGTGATGCAGATAAAGTAATTATTTCAACTGTATATTTCAAAGATAAGACAACAGAACCTCAATTGTTAAAAAAAGATCGTGCTTCCAAATTGTATTATCCTACTGAAGCTAATATAAAAGAAAGTATTACAAAAACAGGCTTTGCCAATTTAAACAAGGAAGAAAGTAAAAAATTAATATCATTATTGGAGGAACCAAGTCTAGGTCACGCTTTGCCATATCAATATGATATACAAATTGATTTCTATAAAAAAATAAGATTGTTCAAACTGCTACCATTTCTTCTGAGACAAAAAATTTAGTCGTAAAAAAAATTGGATGCAAACCCCACAGTTATGAAAATGGGCAAGAAGATGACAATTGTTTCTTTAGAGGGATGGTTTCGCAAAGCTTAAAAAAATATATCGTTAGTTTATTAAAAAGCAAAAAGCTTTGGAATAATGAACAACAATTTATGGAAGACTATAAATAAATATAACATGCCCCAACACATTACAGATACTACCCAGCTAAAATGTGATAAAGGAGCTTCACCAACTCCGCTCACAGTAACTAGTCAATCCTTTATGAGTATTGATGGAAAGCCACACTTGCAACTTCATTTTTTATTACAACTAAATTATTTTACTTGGCGATGCACCAAACTGTTTTTTAAAAGCAAATGAAAAGTGAGAAAGGTCTTCAAAACCAAGATCCAGATAAATATCGGAAGCCATCTTCCCTTTTTCTAAAATTAAATAATGCGCCTCCTGCAATCTTTTTCTGAGCAACCATTTTCCGGGTGTAATGCCGAATATCTTTTCAAAATCACGTTTGAATGTTGCCAAACTTCTTCCCGTTAAATAAGCAAACCGATCTAAATTAACATTAAAATGAAAGTTTTTATTCATAAATGCTTCAATATCAATTTTACCGGGTTCATTAAAATCAAACAAAATATTTTTCAAATCGGGATCTTCCTGAAGCAATAAAATCAACGCTTCTTTTATTTTTAGATCAACCAAACGAGGATCCGAAAGCTTTCCAGAATTTTGATATATTAATAATGAGTGCATATAATTTTGAAGTTCCGAACTTTCATGCAACAGCCACAAGGGTTTATGATGCTCTTTTTTTTCGGAGATCAAATTATATTCAACACTAAAATCCTTTAACGTTTGTTGATCGAGATAAATGGACAAAGACTGAAATTCGCCATTCGGAGGTGGTTGTTTAATAAATTTCAACAACTGATTTCTTCTCAAAAAACGGATAGAACCATCTTTTGCTGAATAATCATGAAAACCGTCATTCAAAACCAAGTCTCCGGCAATCTGATAACTCAGCACATGATCCGACACAAAATGCTCTCCCTGCCGGCTCAGTTGCGTATAACAGGAATAAACGATATTGCCAAAATCTTCTCTTTTAGATTTCATTTCATACAAAAATAAGAAAATGAGACTGCATTTTTCACAGTCTCATTCATTAAGAGCCTGTTTAAAATTTTACCGTTTTATTTATTATCCTTAATGAAGTTGATCTTTGCTCAATTTTGATGCTCTTCTGAGCGTATTTTTCACTTCCTATTTTTGATTTAGCCCGCTAAATCTGCAAACACGAAGCAAAAAATCCATCTCAAAATAGCTATAAAAATTTTTGGCAATAAAATTTAAACAGCCTCTAAAATTATTTCAAACTAATTCCTTTGTGAGCCAAATATTGCTTACCATATTCAGTTTCAAACATATTTACGGCTTCATCATGATCGGTAGAAATCGTTACATCCATCCATTTTTCAAACTCTTCCTTTCTTTTTTCATCAGCAGCACGAAGAATAGAAGCCGCTTCGCTTCCCAACACAAGATGCAAAGGCGGGTTTTCAGCTTCAACAACATCAATCATTACTTTCGCTGCTTTTGCAGGATCTCCCATCGGTAAAAATTTCCCTGAAGTTAAATGTTCTTTAATTCCGCCCACGGTTGTCTCGTATCCTTCAACATCTTTGGCGAAACTCATTGAAGAACCTGCCCATTCTGTGCGGAAACCACCGGGTTCAATGCACGTCACTTCAATTCCGAGAGGCGCAATTTCTTTACTTAATGATTCCGAAAATCCTGAAAGACCGAATTTTGCAGCCTGATAAATCGAAAGCCCCGCATTCCCTACTCTACCGCCAACAGAACTGATCTGTAAAATATTTCCCGAACGTTGTTTTCTCATATAAGGTAAAACCGCTCTCGTTACTTCAATCGGCGCATATAAATTAACTTCCAGCTGATTTCTGACCTGCTCATTGGTAAAAGCTTCTGCCGCTCCTGTAATTCCGAAACCTGCGTTATTCACCAATACATCAATTCTTCCAAAATAATCCACCGCTTTTTCTACTGTTGAATAAATCTGTTCTTTGTTCTGAACATCTAATTCCAATGCGAGAGTCTGTTCCGGATATTTTTCAACCAAATCATTTAACTGTTGAGGATTTCTAGCGGTTGCCACCACGTTATCTCCTTTTGCTAAAACTGCTTCAACAAGATTTTTACCTAAACCTTTTGAACTTCCTGTGATAAACCAAACTTTTTTCATTTTCTTTATTATTGAATTTTGTTGATACAAATTTCCGTTAATTCCTATCCTCTTAAGTTTGTTAAAAAGCTCAACTTTACTTTGTTTAAAAAGTCAATTTTACTCAATCTGTATTTTTATGTGTCTGCAGGTTTTAGTTTAAATAAATTTTAAAATGAGTTAAACTGAAACCATAGCATTACATGTTAAAATATAAACCACTGAAAACTAAAATAATAACCTCCATTATCATAAAATACATACCTACGCGCCACAAAAAAGAGTAAAAAAATGTTTTATCGTAAAGAATTTTATATATTTGCACCATCTAACAATTAAAAAAATAATTTACTATGTCAGACATTGCATCAAGAGTAAAAGCTATCATCGCTGATAAGCTTGACGTTGAAGAAACAGAAGTAACTCCAGAAGCTAGCTTCACTAACGATTTAGGAGCAGATTCTTTGGATACAGTTGAACTTATCATGGAATTCGAAAAAGAATTTAACATTCAAATCCCTGATGATCAAGCTGAAAAAATTACTACTGTAGGACACGCTATCGCTTATATCGAAGAAGTAGTAAATAAATAATATTCTTCAACAAAAAAGAAATTAAAGAAAGTTTATGGAATTAAAAAGAGTAGTTGTAACCGGTTTTGGAGCAATAACACCGATTGGAAATAATGCAAAAGAATACTGGGAAAATCTTCTAAAAGGTGAGAGCGGTGCTGCTCCGATTACTCTTTTTGATGCCACAAACTTTAAAACGAAATTCGCTTGCGAGGTGAAAGGTTTCAATCCATTAGACCATTTCGATAAGAAAGAGGCTAAAAAAATGGATAGAAACACACAACTTGGGTTGGTAGCTGCTAAGGAAGCGGTATCCCACTCAAGGATTATTGAAGACAATGTAGATAAAAACAGAGTTGGCGTAATCTGGGGTTCCGGAATCGGAGGTTTAGAGACTTTTGAAACTGAAGTTTTAGGTTGGGCTCAGACGGATATTCCGAGATTTAACCCTTTCTTTATCCCTAAAATGATTGCGGATATTACTCCGGGGCATATCTCAATCGAATATGGATTCCATGGACCGAATTACACAACTGTTTCTGCATGTGCATCTTCAGCAAATGCTATAATTGACTCCAAAATGCTGATCCAGTTAGGAAAAGCGGACGTCATTGTTTGCGGAGGCTCTGAGGCAGCCGTTACAGCAAGTGGTGTCGGTGGATTCAATGCAATGATGGCACTTTCTACAAGAAATGATGATCCTACAACAGCATCCAGACCATTTGATAAAGACAGAGACGGCTTTGTACTGGGTGAAGGAGCAGGATGCATTATCCTTGAAGAATATGAGCACGCGGTAAAACGTGGGGCTACAATCTATGCAGAATTAAAAGGTGGCGGTATGAGTGCAGATGCACATCACATGACAGCGCCTCATCCTGAAGGTTTAGGAGCTTACTTGGTAATGAAAAATTGCCTGGAAGATGCAGGATTAACTGCTGATGAAGTAGATCACATCAATATGCATGGTACGTCTACTCCATTAGGAGATATTGCAGAATCTAACGCGATTTCAAAATTATTAGGAGAGCACGCTTTCGACATTCAGATCAATTCTACAAAATCAATGACAGGTCACCTTTTGGGTGCAGCCGGAGTGATTGAAGCTATTGCTGCGTTGGGAACTATTATTCATGGTATTGTTCCTCCTACCATCAACCATTTTACTGATGATGAAAATATCGACAGCAGACTGAACTTTACGTTCAATGATGCTGTGAAGAAAGATGTAAAAGTAGCCATGAGTAATACTTTTGGGTTTGGTGGACATAACGCTTGCGTTCTATTTAAGAAAATCTAAATTTACTGAATGGAGTTACAGAAATACTTTTCTAAATTCCTTCTCAAAAAAAGAAAAAGACAGCTTACAGAGAGAGACTACAACCTGAGTATGGCATTAAATAAAATGCTGGGAACTGAGGTGCAGAATGTTGCTCTTTACCGCGAAGCTTTTTCTTTAAAAAATTCTTCTAAAAATCAGGATAACAGTAATTACGAAAGGCTTGAATTTTTAGGAGATTCTGTTTTGGGTACAATTATCTCTTGTCATTTGTTCCAGACTTATCCTCAGGCTAATGAAGGATATCTGACGCAGATGAAATCTAAGATTGTTAATAGGAAAAATCTTAATAAATTAGGAGAAGATCTCAAGTTGACAGATCTGTTACAAAAACAGGCTTCTGCAGCACTGGGTGAAAACATCTCCGGAAATTTATTTGAGGCACTCATTGGCGCCGTGTATTTAGACTTCCACTATGATACCTGCAAAAAGATCATTTTGGAACGATTGCTTACGCCAACTGAGATTAATAAGCTTGAAAACAAAATTGTCAGCTATAAAGGGCTTCTCCTCGAATGGAGCCAGAAAAAAAAGCTGAATATAAAGTATGAAACTTGTGAGGAAATCCAGGTGAACAAAGCAATAACATTCAGATGCCATGTATGGCTGGGAGCTGAAAAAATTGCCAACGCCACCGAGACTTCCAAGAAAAAGGCAGAGGAAAAGGCAGCACAGAGGGCATTTTATATTTTAAACAAAAAAGAAAACATACTTGGAAATTCAAAAACTTTATGACCTGGATGATATAGAATTTGAAGATATTGCCATAGGATTGGTAAGATTAGCAAAACATATACCCGATCATGAGTTTTTCTATAAAATAAATCAAAACAACGACCTCAAATTTTTCAGAAAACAAGACATTGTTTTTCATGGGGTGTTTTATGACTACTATTTTTCAAGATTCGAGGCCTACCACAAGTTTACAAAGACCTGTTTTACTTTCATTTCAAATAAATCTACGGAAAGTAAGCAAAAAAAACTACAGACTGAGCTATTCTCAGGAGAAGATAACATTAAATTTTTATTAAATAATCAGGTAGATGTGCAATATATTTTGCATAGTTCGGAACAGTTTCCTGATTTTTCCGTAATTTTGCTCCCTGAAAATCTTGTGTTTCCAATTCAAGATTATACATTAGGTTCTGAAGAGGAACTTTATCAAATTATCCAGTATTATGAATAAGTATTTAAAGAAGACAAAAATTATCGCGACACTTGGACCGGCGTCATCGTCGAAGGAAGTAATGTTAGGGCTAATGAAAGCAGGTGTTGACATTTTCAGAATCAATTTTTCACATGCAGATTACGACTTAGTTCGATCAAATATTGAAATAATCAGAGAACTTAATAAGGAATATGGTTATTCAGTGGGTATTTTGGGAGACCTACAAGGGCCGAAACTAAGAGTGGGGGTTGTAAAAGAAGGTTCTTACCTGAATCCGGGTGACATCCTTACTTTTACCAATGAAAAAATAGAAGGGGATTCTACAAAAGTGTATATGACTTATCAACAGTTTCCTCAAGATGTAAAAGCTGGTGAAAGAATTCTTATCGACGACGGAAAATTAATGTTGGAAGTTATCGAGACCAATAGTATAGATACTGTAAAAGCAAAGACAATTCAAGGGGGACCATTAAGTTCTAAAAAAGGGGTAAACCTTCCTAATACAAACGTTTCTCTTCCTGCTTTAACAGAAAAAGATATTCAGGATGCCAATTTCATGCTAGACATGGAGGTTGATTGGATCGCACTTTCTTTCGTTCGTCATGCTCAGGATATTATCGATTTAAAAGAGTTGATCAATGCTCATCCAAACGGAAAATTCAAAACTCCGATTATCGCGAAAATTGAAAAGCCGGAAGGGGTAAAAAATATCGACGAGATCCTAATGGAATGTGATGGATTAATGGTTGCTCGTGGTGATCTAGGTGTGGAAGTTCCGATGGAAGAAGTTCCTGCTATCCAAAAAACATTGGTAGAGAAGGCGAGATATTATTCTAAACCGGTAATTATCGCTACTCAGATGATGGAAACAATGATCAACAGCTTAACGCCTACAAGAGCGGAAGTGAATGACGTTGCCAACTCTGTATTGGATGGTGCTGATGCGGTAATGCTTTCAGGAGAAACTTCTGTAGGTAGATACCCAGTTCAGGTGGTAGAAAACATGGCTAAAATTGTGAAAAACATCGAGATGACCCATTTTTACCAACACAAAAACGAACCAATTGAAAAAGACTTCGACTGTATTGATGAGAGATTCATCACCAACAGAGTATGTCTTGCTGCGGTAAGAATCGCTAAAACAACTAATGTTTCTGCTATCGTTACTTTAACGAGTTCTGGTTATACTGCATTCCAGTTGTCAGCTCACAGACCAGATTCTCACATCATTGTTTACAGCGGTAACAAAAGAGTGATCAACATGTTGAACCTTCTTTGGGGTGTTCACGCATACTATTATGATATGAACAAATCTACTGACGAAACAATTATCCAGGTTAATATGTTAACACACAACTACGGATTTATCGAGTCCGGAGACTTTGTCATCAACATCAATGCTACTCCGTCTTACGAAGGTGGAAAAACAAATACCTTGAGATTGACTACGGTTTAATTTGATCATTAAAATTCAACCTCAACATATCAAAAACTCCCGAAGCTTCGGGAGTTTTTTAGGTATAGGTGTTTCGCTTTTTTTGCCACGAATGCACGAATATTTTATGTCTCACAGATTTTCATAGATGATGCTGTTTTTTGTAGGTGGTGCACAAGAGCGCAAGGATTTTATCAAAGATAAAATTGTGGAGTGCTTAACGCTACAAATGCAGGAATATTTTATTTCCCACAGATCGTACAGGTTTTCACAGATGATATCGTTGATTTTGTTGTTGTATAAAACGTAAAAAATATTCTTCTAAAACATCAGTCAGATTAGAAATTATAGCTTAATGCCATTCCGTTTCCACTGCCTTCCAGCTTAAAATAAGGGTAAAATGCTGTAGAAGTCTCATTTTCGGCATTGAGCGCTTTGTCAAAATTTTTCTTCGAAGATAATGCAAAAGGAATTGCTATGGCTACTAAGCCAGCACCAATACCTACCAGCCCCCAACCTTTGGTCTCTGTTTTATGCTGTTTCCCATACTGGTCAGTAACCGTTTTATCTCCTCCGCTTAATGCTCTTGCCAACCCAAACCCCATACAACCTCCTCCTATACCTCCGAAGATCATAGAAACCGTACTGTTGGTTCTGTACTTTTGAAAGTAGTGCTTCGCTTCTGTATTCTGAAATACCTTTTCATATTCAGTCATACGGTATTCTTGGCCGTCTTTTAGAAGTTTTCCTTTTCTGGTTACACTTACCTGTGAGAATGCTATCTGAGACAGCAAGATAAAGCTCACGACAATAATTTTTTTCATTATGTTTTAATTTTAAAAGGTTTTTTATTTTAGTAGGATGTACTTCGTATTCTATCGAATTCACATTACTATTCGAGAGTTCTGTGTTTTTTATTCTTGCATATCATAAGAAATCTTATCCCATTTCATCTTTGAAATTACTTTTCGATTAACTTAACCCTTCCAGGGTTCTTGCATCATGTATAACATCGGGGTTCAGTTCACCCCACGCTATTCATCTTTAATGCTCTACGGGGTTTATTACGGTAAATGTAAAAAAGGTAGATTCTCATTTGAAGATACTTTTTAAATAATTGTTGAATATGAATTTTATTATTAAAAAAAGTCTACTCGGTATCTTTCTCTGAAATGTTTATGAATAGGCTATCTTCTATGATGGGTTGCAATACAAATTTTGCTCTACCAAAATTGAGTTTTGAAAATCTTCTCAGATATTCTCCTTCCGGATAATTTCCCTTTAATACTTTCTCATAAGGATAATAGTTTTGTTTGTATTTTGAAGCATACTCATAATACGGTGGTGATTGTTTAATTTTCAGTTTATATTTTACTCTTGTAGACTCATAAGGTTTTAGATAATATACAGAATTTCCATCACCTGCCTTTTGAGCATTAATAAAATTAGCATTGCCAATTTCTGTCAAATAAGAATTATGTATACTGTCAAGTTTTTGCTGATAAAATTTTGAAGTATGTCTAGGCTCAATTATTCCATAAATAATGATTGGAGGAAAACCATCTCCATCTGGTATTGAGGTTGGTCTTTTCTTTTTA
The sequence above is a segment of the Chryseobacterium sp. MYb264 genome. Coding sequences within it:
- a CDS encoding acyl carrier protein, giving the protein MSDIASRVKAIIADKLDVEETEVTPEASFTNDLGADSLDTVELIMEFEKEFNIQIPDDQAEKITTVGHAIAYIEEVVNK
- a CDS encoding helix-turn-helix domain-containing protein; protein product: MKSKREDFGNIVYSCYTQLSRQGEHFVSDHVLSYQIAGDLVLNDGFHDYSAKDGSIRFLRRNQLLKFIKQPPPNGEFQSLSIYLDQQTLKDFSVEYNLISEKKEHHKPLWLLHESSELQNYMHSLLIYQNSGKLSDPRLVDLKIKEALILLLQEDPDLKNILFDFNEPGKIDIEAFMNKNFHFNVNLDRFAYLTGRSLATFKRDFEKIFGITPGKWLLRKRLQEAHYLILEKGKMASDIYLDLGFEDLSHFSFAFKKQFGASPSKII
- a CDS encoding IPExxxVDY family protein, translated to MEIQKLYDLDDIEFEDIAIGLVRLAKHIPDHEFFYKINQNNDLKFFRKQDIVFHGVFYDYYFSRFEAYHKFTKTCFTFISNKSTESKQKKLQTELFSGEDNIKFLLNNQVDVQYILHSSEQFPDFSVILLPENLVFPIQDYTLGSEEELYQIIQYYE
- a CDS encoding oxidoreductase, encoding MKKVWFITGSSKGLGKNLVEAVLAKGDNVVATARNPQQLNDLVEKYPEQTLALELDVQNKEQIYSTVEKAVDYFGRIDVLVNNAGFGITGAAEAFTNEQVRNQLEVNLYAPIEVTRAVLPYMRKQRSGNILQISSVGGRVGNAGLSIYQAAKFGLSGFSESLSKEIAPLGIEVTCIEPGGFRTEWAGSSMSFAKDVEGYETTVGGIKEHLTSGKFLPMGDPAKAAKVMIDVVEAENPPLHLVLGSEAASILRAADEKRKEEFEKWMDVTISTDHDEAVNMFETEYGKQYLAHKGISLK
- the fabF gene encoding beta-ketoacyl-ACP synthase II gives rise to the protein MELKRVVVTGFGAITPIGNNAKEYWENLLKGESGAAPITLFDATNFKTKFACEVKGFNPLDHFDKKEAKKMDRNTQLGLVAAKEAVSHSRIIEDNVDKNRVGVIWGSGIGGLETFETEVLGWAQTDIPRFNPFFIPKMIADITPGHISIEYGFHGPNYTTVSACASSANAIIDSKMLIQLGKADVIVCGGSEAAVTASGVGGFNAMMALSTRNDDPTTASRPFDKDRDGFVLGEGAGCIILEEYEHAVKRGATIYAELKGGGMSADAHHMTAPHPEGLGAYLVMKNCLEDAGLTADEVDHINMHGTSTPLGDIAESNAISKLLGEHAFDIQINSTKSMTGHLLGAAGVIEAIAALGTIIHGIVPPTINHFTDDENIDSRLNFTFNDAVKKDVKVAMSNTFGFGGHNACVLFKKI
- the pyk gene encoding pyruvate kinase, with protein sequence MNKYLKKTKIIATLGPASSSKEVMLGLMKAGVDIFRINFSHADYDLVRSNIEIIRELNKEYGYSVGILGDLQGPKLRVGVVKEGSYLNPGDILTFTNEKIEGDSTKVYMTYQQFPQDVKAGERILIDDGKLMLEVIETNSIDTVKAKTIQGGPLSSKKGVNLPNTNVSLPALTEKDIQDANFMLDMEVDWIALSFVRHAQDIIDLKELINAHPNGKFKTPIIAKIEKPEGVKNIDEILMECDGLMVARGDLGVEVPMEEVPAIQKTLVEKARYYSKPVIIATQMMETMINSLTPTRAEVNDVANSVLDGADAVMLSGETSVGRYPVQVVENMAKIVKNIEMTHFYQHKNEPIEKDFDCIDERFITNRVCLAAVRIAKTTNVSAIVTLTSSGYTAFQLSAHRPDSHIIVYSGNKRVINMLNLLWGVHAYYYDMNKSTDETIIQVNMLTHNYGFIESGDFVININATPSYEGGKTNTLRLTTV
- the rnc gene encoding ribonuclease III encodes the protein MELQKYFSKFLLKKRKRQLTERDYNLSMALNKMLGTEVQNVALYREAFSLKNSSKNQDNSNYERLEFLGDSVLGTIISCHLFQTYPQANEGYLTQMKSKIVNRKNLNKLGEDLKLTDLLQKQASAALGENISGNLFEALIGAVYLDFHYDTCKKIILERLLTPTEINKLENKIVSYKGLLLEWSQKKKLNIKYETCEEIQVNKAITFRCHVWLGAEKIANATETSKKKAEEKAAQRAFYILNKKENILGNSKTL